A genomic region of Anopheles coustani chromosome 3, idAnoCousDA_361_x.2, whole genome shotgun sequence contains the following coding sequences:
- the LOC131271508 gene encoding tRNA (guanine-N(7)-)-methyltransferase non-catalytic subunit wuho has translation MHDLKIYPTFTAVGIKDRVVLLSNNGERLHEIVISPNIPAEPAKSKDGQNGNEPQQPAHVVTLEYCLVSEVLAVSLNDKTLQSYRLKENEGELLSEPLGDRIQATRTIVCMKFAPKHGVLFGCDKSDCFEFDPYGKAEKQPKWIMGHMSQILDMAVSEDERYIITCDRDEKIKVTSYPDCHNIVGYCLGHHEYVGGLELLSQQTLLSLSGDKTLRLWNYTEGKEITCHNLDDPAVGVALQPLKDTSGALCAVRSLVANKIEIAHIQLDDSEKKCVPCETLSLDAGLAIVQAALNPSLELVVLAIDKESKAVKFLVYTFDATKRCFAECTDHVLQKKLQNHFEGSKIEQLREYSTLFKNTIDNLSDYFERKKLKIDGKKSK, from the exons ATGCACGATTTGAAGATTTACCCCACTTTTACCGCAGTTGGTATCAAAGATCGGGTGGTCCTCCTATCTAACAACGGAGAAAGGTTGCATGAAATTGTTATCAGCCCAAACATCCCAGCAGAGCCGGCCAAATCGAAAGATGGGCAAAATGGAAACGAACCTCAGCAGCCGGCTCATGTTGTAACGCTCGAGTACTGCCTAGTTTCGGAAGTGTTAGCCGTTTCATTGAACGACAAAACGCTACAGAGTTATCGtcttaaagaaaatgaaggaGAACTTTTGAGCGAGCCATTAGGAGACCGCATTCAAGCAACACGCACTATCGTCTGCATGAAATTTGCTCCGAAACACGGAGTCTTGTTTGGTTGCGATAAAAGTGACTGCTTTGAGTTTGATCCTTACGGCAAAGCGGAAAAGCAACCGAAGTGGATTATGGGCCATATGAGTCAAATACTGGATATGGCGGTCAGCGAAGATGAACG CTACATAATAACATGCGATCGTGATGAAAAGATAAAAGTTACCTCATACCCGGACTGTCACAATATTGTAGGATACTGTCTGGGACACCATGAATATGTGGGTGGTCTAGAACTACTCTCCCAGCAAACACTACTTTCGTTGTCTGGTGATAAAACACTACGCTTATGGAATTATACTGAGGGAAAGGAAATTACTTGTCACAATTTGGACGATCCCGCAGTCGGTGTTGCACTTCAACCGTTAAAAGATACCAGTGGAGCACTGTGCGCCGTTAGGAGCCTCGTggcaaataaaatcgaaattgCACACATTCAGCTAGATGATTCGGAAAAGAAGTGTGTTCCATGTGAAACATTGTCGTTGGATGCCGGTTTGGCTATAGTGCAGGCGGCCCTTAATCCATCCCTTGAACTGGTCGTTCTTGCAATCGATAAAGAAAGCAAAGCCGTTAAATTCCTGGTTTACACTTTCGATGCAACCAAACGGTGTTTTGCCGAATGTACCGATCATGTCTTGCAGAAAAAATTGCAGAATCATTTCGAAGGGAGTAAAATAGAACAGCTTAGGGAGTACTCGACGTTGTTTAAAAACACCATTGACAATCTGTCGGATTATTTCGAACGTAAAAAGCTGAAAATCGATGGtaaaaaatcgaaataa